A window from Podospora bellae-mahoneyi strain CBS 112042 chromosome 1 map unlocalized CBS112042p_1, whole genome shotgun sequence encodes these proteins:
- the rad1_1 gene encoding checkpoint clamp complex protein Rad1 (COG:D; COG:L; EggNog:ENOG503NWHR): MDSSLHEVWQAASGSPFTPAIGKDNQFLLAFILLVLGFGFSGAFALNRSVVSLPTLAVPASLSLAYVFHPPGPDP; this comes from the exons ATGGATTCTTCACTGCACGAGGTCTGGCAGGCTGCGTCCGGCTCGCCGTTCACCCCCGCCATCGGCAAGGACAACCAGTTTCTCTTGGCCTTCATTCTCCTGGTCTTGGGCTTTGGCTTCAGTGGCGCGTTCGCTCTGA ACCGGTCTGTAGTGAGCCTCCCAACTTTGGCTGTGCCTGCGTCGTTGTCGCTTGCGTACGTTTTCCACCCACCGGGTCCAGATCCATAG
- the GCN5_1 gene encoding histone acetyltransferase (EggNog:ENOG503NVPK; COG:B; COG:K) has product MAKDTKRKATDEPTSPTAAKRVKVDESVEPEKKPLKVPAIPFPEKPAVIEERNGEIEFRVVNNDNERESLIILTGLKCIFQKQLPKMPKDYIARLVYDRTHLSIAIVKKPLEVVGGITYRPFKGRKFAEIVFCAISSDQQVKGYGAHLMSHLKDYVKATSDVMHFLTYADNYAIGYFKKQGFTKEITLDKSIWMGYIKDYEGGTIMQCTMLPRIRYLEMGRMLLKQKECVQAKIRAYSKSHIIHQPPKQWQKNGVAPIDPLSIEAIRASGWSPDMDELARQPRHGPNYNQLLHLLNDLQNHQSAWPFLMPVNRDEVADYYDVIKEPMDLSTMETKLEADQYATPEDFIKDAKLVFDNCRKYNNETTPYAKCANKLEKFMWAQIRAIPEWSHLES; this is encoded by the exons ATGGCTAAGGACACGAAGCGCAAAGCGACCGACGAGCCGACCTCTCCCACGGCGGCGAAGCGCGTCAAGGTCGACGAGTCAGTCGAGCCCGAGAAGAAGCCCCTCAAGGTTCCAGCAATCCCCTTTCCGGAAAAG CCAGCCGTAATCGAAGAGCGCAATGGCGAGATCGAGTTTCGAGTggtcaacaacgacaacgagCGCGAGAGTCTTATTATCCTTACCGGCCTGAAATGTATCTTCCAGAAGCAGCTCCCGAAAATGCCCAAGGACTATATTGCGCGCCTCGTGTACGACCGAACCCATTTGTCGATAGCCATTGTGAAGAAGCCTTTGGAAGTGGTAGGAGGCATCACGTACCGGCCGTTCAAGGGCCGCAAATTTGCCGAAATCGTATTCTGCGCCATCTCTTCGGATCAACAAGTCAAAGGCTACGGCGCGCACTTGATGTCTCATCTTAAAGATTATGTGAAGGCGACCTCGGATGTGATGCACTTCCTGACCTACGCCGATAACTATGCTATTGGCTATTTTAAGAAACAAGGGTTTACGAAGGAAATCACACTGGACAAGTCAATATGGATGGGTTATATCAAGGACTATGAAGGGGGTACCATCATGCAGTGCACCATGCTGCCGCGCATCCGGTACTTGGAGATGGGTCGCATGCTGCTCAAGCAAAAAGAATGTGTCCAGGCTAAGATTCGGGCCTACTCAAAGTCGCACATCattcaccaaccaccaaagCAATGGCAGAAGAACGGCGTTGCCCCGATAGACCCCTTGTCGATAGAAGCCATCCGCGCCAGCGGTTGGTCTCCCGACATGGACGAACTTGCCCGCCAGCCCCGCCACGGTCCGAACTACAACCAGCTTTTGCACCTCCTCAACGATCTCCAGAACCACCAGTCTGCCTGGCCGTTTTTGATGCCCGTCAATAGAGATGAGGTGGCAGATTACTACGACGTGATCAAGGAGCCGATGGACCTCTCGACAATGGAGACCAAGCTCGAGGCCGACCAGTACGCCACGCCGGAGGACTTCATCAAGGACGCCAAGCTTGTGTTTGACAACTGCAGGAAATACAACAACGAGACGACCCCGTACGCCAAGTGCGCGAACAAGCTGGAGAAGTTCATGTGGGCGCAGATCCGTGCTATCCCGGAGTGGTCACATCTCGAGTCTTAG